gtagggaaaataatttaatattcactttaaaaaaaaaaaaagattactcTGCAATAGTTAGTTATCTCTGAACATAACTACTGTAAATAAACAATATTATAATTGCACAGCATGTTGAAACTTGTTCTGGAATACTTCCATCACAGTAGCAAAGCAATCCTAGTTAATGTTGTTTAGAGTAAGAACAGAGCAGTGCACAGTCCTTCAAAGAAACACACTCTACAGGGTGTGATTATCTTTGTTTCCAGAAATGTGAAACTAACAGACTCCCCAAGTCAGAGTTGCATCCAAATCTTTATCTTAATACATGTCAAGGGATCTTTCCAATAATGTCTCATCCCCTTGTAAGCTCATGTGTTCTTTTAGCCTCTACAATGTCACGTATCAACTATTTTGATCACTGAACTGTGAACATTAAGTAATATTTCCTCCATGTAGATGATCATactgagttttattttgaacAGTGCAACACAGCCCAACAACTGACCTGCAGTGATGTCGGCGCACCATCCATGAAAACTCTTTCTGGCAGTCCAGACAGTGATTAACTTCTGTGTCCCCctgccacctctgctctgcactaAGCTTCTGCTGGAACTCCAGAGCATCGGATTTTTGCCACAAAGCATCCTTATCTCTGCAGTGACACagttaaaagaaagaaaaacacatagAAGTTGTCAGTGTTGGCTTATTGTCAACCAACCTCAACTGGAATGCTGGTGAAAGCTTCACAGTAAAAATTCTTTTGCTCCTAAAATTCTGAGGAGCTTTCAGATGGAAAGATAGATCAGAAAACCTACTGAAGCTTCTCCAAAGACAGGGAGAAGAACATATGCCATGCAGAGAACtacatattttttcaaaacagacaTCAAATTAAGAGATATTATTGAGTATTACATTTTTTGGCTATATTATGGatggaaatgcaaaatttcaACTGCTTTTTTACTTCTATCTTCAATTTGGGAATATAAGCCTGAATGACCTAAGAAGTATCCCTGAACATCCTATGCAAGGATTTTAAATTCTGCTTGCTGTTATTTTGATGCCAACCTGATAAGTTCTATCAAACGTTCTTCAAGAAACTGCTTTGTTCTTGTCAGGTCATCCAGTTCAGCAAATAACTTCTGGTCACTGCTATCTTTGTCTGCTGCTACCTTGCTGAGCTTCTCAGTGTAATCCAGGATCTTCTCTTTTGCTTCATCGGCCTCTTTTTGGATCCTGATCAAATACAAAGGCAATTATGAATAATTTTTAGCTCATGTAAATTCAAGTCTTCCTTGTGGAAGGAAGGGCTCCTCCGCCCTGATAAACAGGTAGTTTCAGTgaaatttttctgtgtgcatATTTTGTAGAGGTATACAGAATCTCCTCACTTTTCTGCATCACTTAAAATGTACATAGAACCATTATCTAGTGAACACAGCCAGCAACCAGCAATTTCTTGGATGCCCTGCTTATAGTAAAGCTTATGCCTACCAACTAGGAATAATACAGATGATATCTGCACaaagatataaaaatacatagGCTTTGGTTAACCTATTAGACTGTGTGAGCCCACACCTCATGAAGATCTATTTCTGACTGCCAGCTTATCCACATCAAGCAGGCAGCCCACGCTACAGACCTCAAAAACACATCCTGATTCAGATTATTAAAGCTGACAAAGACATGCAGGATGTGGTCCCATTCAGATCATTCTTACTGATTCCCTGAAACTTCACAAAGAGGagacaaaaaacaaactgtCCAAAAGTACAAATTTTCCACTCCTTAAAAAAGCCCtaatattgttttaattttgtgcttAACCTATAAGGTAGAAACTAAGCTGTGTCCTCACATGTGCTGGATAATTTCCATGTTTCTCATCTGAAGTATCAATCTGATATTCCCTGCCACTGCCCATGTGCTATTTGTTCTACAGAAACCCTGTGACATGTGGTACTTCATAAGCCATGTcgattttaaatatgttttgatttttctcccttgctTGGCCTACTAATTAACAGCTTCTATAAAGAACCCAAACTCACCTTTCCAACAGTTCTCTAAGAGAAGTcacttcctcttccttctgcagccGAGCAGATTCTGATTCTGACAGCTGTTCTCTTGCTTCATCCAGCTTTCTACACAAACTTGTGTTTGCAGCCTAGTAAAATGAATTACTGTATTTTCTTACATATAAAAACAAGACTTTACCATGAACAGCACAATtacaaagttttaaaagaatCAGTTACAGCTAAACGATCAATTAAGATATTATTGTATAAGCAAGCAGTAATTAGTTGTATACTAGTGACTGATTACTTCTGTCACACTGAATAAGGCAGACATGCTAAAGTAAGACAGTGTTAAGCCGGTAATTCTTGTTAGTCCATGTCAGCTGGGTTTTTGCCTCCTTATCAAGAAAAATCTCTcataaaaatagcaaaagaatACACCCTGAAAGCTTTGTCACCACCTAAAAgcttcaaaagagaaaaaaattaaataggagGAAAATGTTGTTTATTAAAGCCCATATGGAATATGAAGGACAATCAAAAACAACCCAACTTCTTTCACAGCTAGACTCTCCAGAGAAGTCTGCCAAACTTGGAGTCCTCAGGGAACATACTTAATTGCATCTAAAGGTACATTTTTCTCCTAGCAGGCAAGACCACATCCAGCAATCTTAACCTTCTTCTTTCCAAGCTCCTTAAAACTCAGTATGACCCTACTAAGTGAACAGTTTAATAAACTTATTGAAAGAATTCTGGGTTTTTATGGCTGGCTTCTTTCTCAGCCACATTAATTCTCTAATTCAGTGCTTTTTGCAGCCTGCAAATAGATGGATCTACACATATGGCTGTATGGGAATGCAGGGCCTAAGAAAGACACATCTTAAAACCGCATCTCCATTTAAGAAGAGAACACACAGCCAAGTCTTACGTAAAACCTGGCCAGCTTTCAAGGCAGGACAAATCCTAAGTGACATCGTGcttttcagaatctctgcttcAGTGGCTGTCAGCTGCCCAGTACTCTGTCTGCAGCACCTGATTTTATACAAGGGCATTCTCAGACTCACAAATGCTGCTTGCCTTCCCAGTTGTAACACTAATACCTGTTGACACAAACACCTCTGGTTTTAATTCAGATCAAGCACCTACTTGTAATTCTGTTATCTCTTCCTCCGCTGCATGCTGTTGTCGCTTCTGCTCCTCAAGTTGCTCTCTTACTTTCCCACACTCCTCACTGACAGCCTGGCAGAGAGATTGAGGCAGTAGTTAATAATCATCCAGTGGCCACCCCTTCACCTACAAAATTCCCAGCTGTGAATATGAGTGCTCTTACTGCCATGCATGGGATATATGCAGTGCCACTGGCTCATGAAAGACAGCTAAAAAGACACTCAACTCTTGGAATCAAGCAAAATCACTTCATGGTGGCACATTAACTGTGTTTTACTGTCTCTTTGCATAGGCTGTTGCAATTCTCAGGAAGGTCAAACCCATGCAATGGCATAAGCCTCTGATCAACCACCAATCTTAAGACATTTTATCAGAATGGCAAAGCAAACACAATGTAGTCTTCAGCCTTTAGGTGTGCTGTTTCATATACGCAGGGCTGATTCATGCTTTTTTGGAAGCAAAACTTTGATCTTCCCAGCTGCAAGCAAAAATACGGGAGGGAATTAAATGCAAAAGCAACTGGTCTCAGTCTAAGTTCCCTTTCATAAGGATCACTTCTTTGGAGATGCAATGTTATAGGTGTGAGGAACAGGTCTTGCAATGTTCCTACAAAAAAAGGAACAACCACAGCTGTGACCAGAGGAACAGCAGATTCCACCTTCAGTGCCAATTTAAGAAATCGTCACCTTCATGAGTACTGACTTGCTTTCCTCTGTCACCTGGCCTCTCCACTATACATGTCCAGAAATCTAAAGAGTTATTTTACCTCAGATAGGCCTAGGTCATGAGCACAGAGACATTTTCAGATTCCCAGGCTAAGGCCAGTTGCGTGTTAGTCTCAGAGCCTGACCCACACAAACCTTAGGATTTCATGCAGTAATTGCTGCAGCAGATGGTaaagcagctccctcagctataaaaattacattaatttacCTTGAATTTTGTCTGATAATTTAGAATCTCTGTGCTCATTTGAAATTTTATTGCAGACAGCTCTTCTTGGCTGGTCTCTTGGAAACTCTGTGCCTGTTTTGTCAGTGTCTCCAGCTGCAATTGCAGACTTGGGACAGCTGCGGCACACATTTGAGCCTCCTCTAATTTCTGTTGCAGGCTCTTGTTCTCCTCCCTGAGATTAGAGATGTCAAGATTCAGCTTCTCCTGTtgctctgctgcctgttctTCCAGTTCTTTGAACCTTTCTGTGGCCTGGGCCAACTGTTCTTCTGCATCCACCTTTTCAGAGGTCAAGGAACAAATCTGAATTCCAAGTTCAGCCATATCAGTGTTGGTCCTGTGGAGGAGATCTTTATTTTCTTCGTTTTCCACTCTAGCATTTTCCAAATACTGCTTAACCTTAGATAGCTCTTCCTTTAGGTTcatcaaattattttccagctcAGCTTTTTGATGGGCTGttctctcctgctctttttccagcttttcttccctttctttatATTGCACCAGTTCTTGCACATGATTTCTGTTGAGAGACTCACTCTGCTCTTTCAGCTGCTGGACAAGCATCTTCTGCTCACTCAAGACAGTCTCAGCGACTGTGAGCTCACCTCTCATCCTCTCTCTCTCATCAGTTGCCTGCTGAAGCTTGACTCGCAGATCAAGGACTTCTGCCTGCAGCCTGGACACTTCACCTCGGTTGacctccagctgctcttcaCTCATGGCCAGTCTGAAGGCCAGTTCTTTTGCCTCCTTCTCCAGGGACGCTGCCTGCTGTAGTTGCTGTTTCTCCActgtttccttttctgatgTGAGAGATTCTATAAGTTTTGTCTGATGAAGGCATGTCTTTTCAACACTGAGCTTTTCTATCTCAAGagtttctgcctttttcctgtATCTTTCAGCTTCTGCTCTTAGCTGCTGACATTGGCTCTCCATGCCCTGCAGttctatttccttctctgtgagcTGTGACTGGATACACTCTTTACTTTCCTTCAAGGTGTCCAAGCTTTTTTCCATCTGTAAATTACGCTGTTTGGCACTCTTCAGCTGTGCTTCAAGTGAGGCATAAGACTCCTTGGAGGtctcttctctttgttttaGTTCTTCATATTCTGAATGCAGagcctccagcctctcctctaGAATTTGGCTTTGCCTCCTGGCATTCTGCAAGTCTTCATCCAGCTGTTTGTTCTCACCCCGGagcttcttctctttttcatcaACGGACACCAGGGCATCATCTATCTCACTCTGAAGTTGTTTCTCAGAGGCTCTCAACCTGGCTACCTCGGCTTCTAGGGAAGCTTTAGAAACTTCCAggtttttcagcttctcttccATCTTCTTCTTAGATTGCTGCAAATTCTCCTTCTCTGCTTTCAGtttcctgctctcctcatgCAATTCACTCACTGCAGAGTTTTGCTGCTCCatttgctgctccagctccttgaCTTTCTGCCCAAGATGCTCCTTCTCAGACATGAGTTTCCGGTTTTGCTCCTGAAGGATACACACAGTCTGACTCACCTTTGTTAAGCGACCCTCCTGTAGTTCAAGTTGCTCTGCTTGCAACTGGGATTCCTGCTTCAGTGCTCCTTCCCTCCTACCATACTCCTCctcaagtttttctttttccttcctggctTCCTCAAGACTTTTTTCCAGTGAACCCACCTGAGCCAGCGACCCCATTACCTGGGTCTCCAGCTCAGCCATCTCCTTTCCTTTCAAAGTCAGGGCCATCTGAAGCGCATCCTTTTCCTTTGCCATGGTCTCCAGGCTCCCAAACAGCTTTTCACTCTCTTCTTTGGAGTTAGCAGTCAGACTACTGTATCTGGATTCTAGTTCCTTCTGTGCCTGCTCTTTTAGCAGTAGCTCCTCCcttgctgctttcagctgagATGCATGTTCATCATTGAGTCTTTGCAtatctgccttttccttttccatttcctgaaGCTTCTCTAACAGTGCCTGTATTTGTAGGGCAAAGTCATATTGGGCTGTGGCTTGCTGTCCCTTTTCATCCAAGGCAGCATCAACTTTTGCAAGGAGGTTGAGGTTCTTCAGTTCTGTGGAACTCAGCTTGGCTTTGAGCTCATCAATGCAAAGATCCTTCACAGCAATCAAAGCCCTAGAGGTCTCCAGCTCCTGATTCGAAACTTGCAATTTTGAGGCACAATCTTCCTTGCTGGTCAACAGCTGCTCCACCTTTGTTGAGtgttccttctgctgctccactgCACTCAGTTCCAGTGACTGTAGGCACTTCTGCAGGTCATGGACAGTGCTCTGAGTGGAGTGCGAGACCTCACACTGCTTCTGTAACTCTGTGATCATCTTTGTCAGCCGGGAGTTCTCCTCACTGTAGTTActgctcttctccttttctaCCTGTACTTGTTCTTTTTGAAGGCTGactgctgcctggagctcctggtTTTCAATTTCTAGCTGGTGAATACGATCTTGAAGTTCCCTCTGCCTCAGCTCAGCCTGGTCAAGTTCTAAACGCATCTCTTCATAGCCCTCAAGGTGTTCAGCATTTAGTGAGTTATTTACATCAGGGCTGGAAGGAAACTCTTGTGCCTAAATGAACAGAAGGGGAAAATCAGAAAGTTTAAGCAGCATTCACTTAAATGGTTTGCTCAAATGACAGCAAGTTCAGGTTCTTAATGTACAGGGACATTGTGTGTTACCCTCATAGCACTACACGATATCAACTGCTAGGAAATGGGGCTTGTTACCTATCTCCAGGTAGTCTTCTgaacatatttcttttcttctacaaaaTTTGCATGTTAAGTTGAAGCAGCTGACAAACAATTCCctttacttttaattaaaaatgctttttgtagTTTAGATTATAAGACTCATAACCATCATAAAACCATTAAGTCCTCTGGAACTATGCAAAGCAAAGACCTATCATGACatataaacatttatttgcAATTTCCTTACCTGCAAATAATTGCTCACTAAACTGCTCATGCTGGAACTGCGACTTGGGGGCTTCCATAAATACGCTGAAGATCCAAGTGAGGACAGAGTCCTCCTGTTGATCACACAGAGAAACAATATCTAAGGTAAGTCTAAGCATACATGTCTAAGCACACACGTGTCTTTCTACTTGCATATGTAAGATTTATCTAGTGGTAGCTACCACATAAAAAAGGACATAACTGCACCTGCTGTCTCAGCCAGCAACCACTGAAGTTGATGTAAAATAAGATAGGGATATCCAAGGCATCTATAAAAGGTGATGAGGCTGGTAGTTGTCACTTCCCTCATCCACAAGAACCAAGGCAGCCTTGCTCTAAGGAATTGCAATGCAGTGTGGTGGCTGCTCAATCAGATGGTGGCAGCAAAGGGCCCTAGGAAACCCCCATTGATACAAATGGATCTGGACCAGGCCTGGTAGTTTCTGTTATCCCCCACTTGCAGGTGGGATCACCACGGCTGCAAGTGAAGTACACTGCTTGGCTGTGCAGTCACTACATGTCTCAGCTCTTGAAACAGAGGAAGCTCAGATTTCTTCTTGTGTGTGTATAGATGAGAATAGCTTGGGATTTGGGCCTAAACTTCAGCTACTGGAAGTGCCATATTACAGAGCACCATCTCTGATTGCTGATGCTCAGTATACTGAAGGAGAAACAGAACAATTTGTTCATGGATTAATTACATGGAAAAAAGTGTATACCTGCTCAAACACAAGTATTCCTACCCTCAAAAGCAGAAGCTTTTACAGATTCTTTAGCAAACCGGTGTTTTTCATACTTGTTAATACAAAATCACAATGTGGCTCTATCTTACCTGGCAAATGCTGGCCAAGCAGCATCTAAATCATAGCCTCTTGATGCCAAGTCAAACTGAACATCAGTGAGCTCATAGAGTTGACCCACAATGTCAGAACTCATTTTGGAATTCAGAAATGGACTTCTTGCATAGTACCAGtcacttgaaaacaaaaaaacaaagagaagtaATACTCATTCATAAGCAAAAGGGAAGCAGCAgtttcttttacaaaaaaaaaacccaaacaaccctACATCGTTATTCACTCCACCTCAGAAAAACTATGATACAGTATCtaaacacaaatgaaaacaatCAGATCCACCAAACAATATTCActgtaaatgaaattaaacaaatttcATTAATTCCACATAAATATCTTTAAAAGAGTCCctgcacaaaatattttttcctttagtgcTCCGGCAAATCTgacaatacaaaatatttgctATACACTggataaatataataaataccTAAAGCACACATTTAATACATCAAAAACGAGGAACAGAAAGCAGCAACCAGAGTTAAATAAATCGTGAAAATGGCTGGCTTTTCCTTAAAGCCCTAGTATTGGCCCTCCAACCAAATACAAACtatctttggaattttttggcCAAGAGTAAGTTGTTCCTTTGTGTGACCATCCACAGATATATGCAAATGCTTTCTGGGACTTTGTGCAACACATCCAAATTAATCCTCTCTCAGGACGAGCAGCCCATCAAACCCAATACTTATAAGTACATCACCTTTGAAACTGACATACAGAAGCATCAGCACAACCCATTCCACACATATTAAGTTGTCAGAACTTTCAATCTTTACAAGCCCAAGATAGGTATGAACCAGTGACCCAGGCCAAAAGGTCTATGATCCTTCATATCCTATTACCAGCTTTCTAAGCCAAACATTTGGaaacatttcaatttctttcaaTAGCTACTAGGTGATGCTGCTTGATCACACTAAGCAAACATCCATTAGTTAAAAAAGCACTTTGCTATTCACCTGGTCACTTTGGTGTTCATAAAACATTGCTGCAAGGTGTCTGCTAGCCTTTGGTGAACCAGGGAATAACGAAGAAATGCTCTTCCTTTTCCAAGAGAAGTTCGTAGCTGGAAGGGAGaaatcacaagaaaataaagttagATATCATTTGTGATCCTGTGGACA
The nucleotide sequence above comes from Oenanthe melanoleuca isolate GR-GAL-2019-014 chromosome 2, OMel1.0, whole genome shotgun sequence. Encoded proteins:
- the FYCO1 gene encoding FYVE and coiled-coil domain-containing protein 1 isoform X3, translated to MAATSGESQLQRIIRDLQDAVTELSKEFKEGGEPITDDSVNLQKFSYKLEYLLQFDQKEKSTLLGNRKDYWDYFCDCLAKIKGANDGIRFVKSITELRTSLGKGRAFLRYSLVHQRLADTLQQCFMNTKVTSDWYYARSPFLNSKMSSDIVGQLYELTDVQFDLASRGYDLDAAWPAFARRTLSSLGSSAYLWKPPSRSSSMSSLVSNYLQAQEFPSSPDVNNSLNAEHLEGYEEMRLELDQAELRQRELQDRIHQLEIENQELQAAVSLQKEQVQVEKEKSSNYSEENSRLTKMITELQKQCEVSHSTQSTVHDLQKCLQSLELSAVEQQKEHSTKVEQLLTSKEDCASKLQVSNQELETSRALIAVKDLCIDELKAKLSSTELKNLNLLAKVDAALDEKGQQATAQYDFALQIQALLEKLQEMEKEKADMQRLNDEHASQLKAAREELLLKEQAQKELESRYSSLTANSKEESEKLFGSLETMAKEKDALQMALTLKGKEMAELETQVMGSLAQVGSLEKSLEEARKEKEKLEEEYGRREGALKQESQLQAEQLELQEGRLTKVSQTVCILQEQNRKLMSEKEHLGQKVKELEQQMEQQNSAVSELHEESRKLKAEKENLQQSKKKMEEKLKNLEVSKASLEAEVARLRASEKQLQSEIDDALVSVDEKEKKLRGENKQLDEDLQNARRQSQILEERLEALHSEYEELKQREETSKESYASLEAQLKSAKQRNLQMEKSLDTLKESKECIQSQLTEKEIELQGMESQCQQLRAEAERYRKKAETLEIEKLSVEKTCLHQTKLIESLTSEKETVEKQQLQQAASLEKEAKELAFRLAMSEEQLEVNRGEVSRLQAEVLDLRVKLQQATDERERMRGELTVAETVLSEQKMLVQQLKEQSESLNRNHVQELVQYKEREEKLEKEQERTAHQKAELENNLMNLKEELSKVKQYLENARVENEENKDLLHRTNTDMAELGIQICSLTSEKVDAEEQLAQATERFKELEEQAAEQQEKLNLDISNLREENKSLQQKLEEAQMCAAAVPSLQLQLETLTKQAQSFQETSQEELSAIKFQMSTEILNYQTKFKAVSEECGKVREQLEEQKRQQHAAEEEITELQAANTSLCRKLDEAREQLSESESARLQKEEEVTSLRELLERIQKEADEAKEKILDYTEKLSKVAADKDSSDQKLFAELDDLTRTKQFLEERLIELIRDKDALWQKSDALEFQQKLSAEQRWQGDTEVNHCLDCQKEFSWMVRRHHCRMCGRIFCYYCCNNYMVTKLGGKKERCCRACFNKPRVIVDSTDDSGSSANQEGSPASLESPVSPSERAFVASEASKPPDDAAFDIITDEELCQVQESDSLHNESQMERDSLDQSVTDLMKLPLTVEEIMNFGESNKELFIKSSTYSVIPITVTEMGLTISWIFSSDPKSISFSVVYQESEDTPLDQCKVLIPMTRCNSHKETIRGQVKVRNAGIYTLIFDNTFSRFISKRVFYHLAVERPVIYDGSDFP
- the FYCO1 gene encoding FYVE and coiled-coil domain-containing protein 1 isoform X4 yields the protein MAATSGESQLQRIIRDLQDAVTELSKEFKEGGEPITDDSVNLQKFSYKLEYLLQFDQKEKSTLLGNRKDYWDYFCDCLAKIKGANDGIRFVKSITELRTSLGKGRAFLRYSLVHQRLADTLQQCFMNTKVTSDWYYARSPFLNSKMSSDIVGQLYELTDVQFDLASRGYDLDAAWPAFARRTLSSLGSSAYLWKPPSRSSSMSSLVSNYLQAQEFPSSPDVNNSLNAEHLEGYEEMRLELDQAELRQRELQDRIHQLEIENQELQAAVSLQKEQVQVEKEKSSNYSEENSRLTKMITELQKQCEVSHSTQSTVHDLQKCLQSLELSAVEQQKEHSTKVEQLLTSKEDCASKLQVSNQELETSRALIAVKDLCIDELKAKLSSTELKNLNLLAKVDAALDEKGQQATAQYDFALQIQALLEKLQEMEKEKADMQRLNDEHASQLKAAREELLLKEQAQKELESRYSSLTANSKEESEKLFGSLETMAKEKDALQMALTLKGKEMAELETQAVSEECGKVREQLEEQKRQQHAAEEEITELQAANTSLCRKLDEAREQLSESESARLQKEEEVTSLRELLERIQKEADEAKEKILDYTEKLSKVAADKDSSDQKLFAELDDLTRTKQFLEERLIELIRDKDALWQKSDALEFQQKLSAEQRWQGDTEVNHCLDCQKEFSWMVRRHHCRMCGRIFCYYCCNNYMVTKLGGKKERCCRACFNKPRVIVDSTDDSGSSANQEGSPASLESPVSPSERAFVASEASKPPDDAAFDIITDEELCQVQESDSLHNESQMERDSLDQSVTDLCVCWAKQLLGALYSLQSPFQVSAFHTIRNSTCNSSTFDESEDWQVAQDAEICLLKSGEIMMKLPLTVEEIMNFGESNKELFIKSSTYSVIPITVTEMGLTISWIFSSDPKSISFSVVYQESEDTPLDQCKVLIPMTRCNSHKETIRGQVKVRNAGIYTLIFDNTFSRFISKRVFYHLAVERPVIYDGSDFP
- the FYCO1 gene encoding FYVE and coiled-coil domain-containing protein 1 isoform X2, producing the protein MAATSGESQLQRIIRDLQDAVTELSKEFKEGGEPITDDSVNLQKFSYKLEYLLQFDQKEKSTLLGNRKDYWDYFCDCLAKIKGANDGIRFVKSITELRTSLGKGRAFLRYSLVHQRLADTLQQCFMNTKVTSDWYYARSPFLNSKMSSDIVGQLYELTDVQFDLASRGYDLDAAWPAFARRTLSSLGSSAYLWKPPSRSSSMSSLVSNYLQAQEFPSSPDVNNSLNAEHLEGYEEMRLELDQAELRQRELQDRIHQLEIENQELQAAVSLQKEQVQVEKEKSSNYSEENSRLTKMITELQKQCEVSHSTQSTVHDLQKCLQSLELSAVEQQKEHSTKVEQLLTSKEDCASKLQVSNQELETSRALIAVKDLCIDELKAKLSSTELKNLNLLAKVDAALDEKGQQATAQYDFALQIQALLEKLQEMEKEKADMQRLNDEHASQLKAAREELLLKEQAQKELESRYSSLTANSKEESEKLFGSLETMAKEKDALQMALTLKGKEMAELETQVMGSLAQVGSLEKSLEEARKEKEKLEEEYGRREGALKQESQLQAEQLELQEGRLTKVSQTVCILQEQNRKLMSEKEHLGQKVKELEQQMEQQNSAVSELHEESRKLKAEKENLQQSKKKMEEKLKNLEVSKASLEAEVARLRASEKQLQSEIDDALVSVDEKEKKLRGENKQLDEDLQNARRQSQILEERLEALHSEYEELKQREETSKESYASLEAQLKSAKQRNLQMEKSLDTLKESKECIQSQLTEKEIELQGMESQCQQLRAEAERYRKKAETLEIEKLSVEKTCLHQTKLIESLTSEKETVEKQQLQQAASLEKEAKELAFRLAMSEEQLEVNRGEVSRLQAEVLDLRVKLQQATDERERMRGELTVAETVLSEQKMLVQQLKEQSESLNRNHVQELVQYKEREEKLEKEQERTAHQKAELENNLMNLKEELSKVKQYLENARVENEENKDLLHRTNTDMAELGIQICSLTSEKVDAEEQLAQATERFKELEEQAAEQQEKLNLDISNLREENKSLQQKLEEAQMCAAAVPSLQLQLETLTKQAQSFQETSQEELSAIKFQMSTEILNYQTKFKAVSEECGKVREQLEEQKRQQHAAEEEITELQAANTSLCRKLDEAREQLSESESARLQKEEEVTSLRELLERIQKEADEAKEKILDYTEKLSKVAADKDSSDQKLFAELDDLTRTKQFLEERLIELIRDKDALWQKSDALEFQQKLSAEQRWQGDTEVNHCLDCQKEFSWMVRRHHCRMCGRIFCYYCCNNYMVTKLGGKKERCCRACFNKPRVIVDSTDDSGSSANQEGSPASLESPVSPSERAFVASEASKPPDDAAFDIITDEELCQVQESDSLHNESQMERDSLDQSVTDLNSTCNSSTFDESEDWQVAQDAEICLLKSGEIMMKLPLTVEEIMNFGESNKELFIKSSTYSVIPITVTEMGLTISWIFSSDPKSISFSVVYQESEDTPLDQCKVLIPMTRCNSHKETIRGQVKVRNAGIYTLIFDNTFSRFISKRVFYHLAVERPVIYDGSDFP
- the FYCO1 gene encoding FYVE and coiled-coil domain-containing protein 1 isoform X1, with the protein product MAATSGESQLQRIIRDLQDAVTELSKEFKEGGEPITDDSVNLQKFSYKLEYLLQFDQKEKSTLLGNRKDYWDYFCDCLAKIKGANDGIRFVKSITELRTSLGKGRAFLRYSLVHQRLADTLQQCFMNTKVTSDWYYARSPFLNSKMSSDIVGQLYELTDVQFDLASRGYDLDAAWPAFARRTLSSLGSSAYLWKPPSRSSSMSSLVSNYLQAQEFPSSPDVNNSLNAEHLEGYEEMRLELDQAELRQRELQDRIHQLEIENQELQAAVSLQKEQVQVEKEKSSNYSEENSRLTKMITELQKQCEVSHSTQSTVHDLQKCLQSLELSAVEQQKEHSTKVEQLLTSKEDCASKLQVSNQELETSRALIAVKDLCIDELKAKLSSTELKNLNLLAKVDAALDEKGQQATAQYDFALQIQALLEKLQEMEKEKADMQRLNDEHASQLKAAREELLLKEQAQKELESRYSSLTANSKEESEKLFGSLETMAKEKDALQMALTLKGKEMAELETQVMGSLAQVGSLEKSLEEARKEKEKLEEEYGRREGALKQESQLQAEQLELQEGRLTKVSQTVCILQEQNRKLMSEKEHLGQKVKELEQQMEQQNSAVSELHEESRKLKAEKENLQQSKKKMEEKLKNLEVSKASLEAEVARLRASEKQLQSEIDDALVSVDEKEKKLRGENKQLDEDLQNARRQSQILEERLEALHSEYEELKQREETSKESYASLEAQLKSAKQRNLQMEKSLDTLKESKECIQSQLTEKEIELQGMESQCQQLRAEAERYRKKAETLEIEKLSVEKTCLHQTKLIESLTSEKETVEKQQLQQAASLEKEAKELAFRLAMSEEQLEVNRGEVSRLQAEVLDLRVKLQQATDERERMRGELTVAETVLSEQKMLVQQLKEQSESLNRNHVQELVQYKEREEKLEKEQERTAHQKAELENNLMNLKEELSKVKQYLENARVENEENKDLLHRTNTDMAELGIQICSLTSEKVDAEEQLAQATERFKELEEQAAEQQEKLNLDISNLREENKSLQQKLEEAQMCAAAVPSLQLQLETLTKQAQSFQETSQEELSAIKFQMSTEILNYQTKFKAVSEECGKVREQLEEQKRQQHAAEEEITELQAANTSLCRKLDEAREQLSESESARLQKEEEVTSLRELLERIQKEADEAKEKILDYTEKLSKVAADKDSSDQKLFAELDDLTRTKQFLEERLIELIRDKDALWQKSDALEFQQKLSAEQRWQGDTEVNHCLDCQKEFSWMVRRHHCRMCGRIFCYYCCNNYMVTKLGGKKERCCRACFNKPRVIVDSTDDSGSSANQEGSPASLESPVSPSERAFVASEASKPPDDAAFDIITDEELCQVQESDSLHNESQMERDSLDQSVTDLCVCWAKQLLGALYSLQSPFQVSAFHTIRNSTCNSSTFDESEDWQVAQDAEICLLKSGEIMMKLPLTVEEIMNFGESNKELFIKSSTYSVIPITVTEMGLTISWIFSSDPKSISFSVVYQESEDTPLDQCKVLIPMTRCNSHKETIRGQVKVRNAGIYTLIFDNTFSRFISKRVFYHLAVERPVIYDGSDFP